The genomic segment ACGTACAGAGGATGTTGTACAATAGCATTGATGAGGATAAAGAGAAATTAAAGTAAAATCTCTTATTCCTTTGTCATAATTCTCTTTCAAAACTTCATTGATTCTTGGGGTTACGTAAGAATAAGCGATACTTATTTTATCTTTTGAATTGTCAATTATGGTTTCTACTTTATTAAGTAGAGAATTCATTGAGTTTTTTAGAGGTGTGCCACCAATTAGCTGATAATTTTCCCATCCCTTTTTTAGCCTTTTATAGGTTATGTATTTTGAGAGTAGGAATCTTATCAATTTTGGAGCAGGGATAATATGCCTATCAAAAAACATATTGTTTAAAAAAAACTTATATTCAGAAATTGTTTGTGGTCCACCCATATCAATTAGAATTATAGATCTCATTTGCTATCCAGTTTATGTTTAAACATTATAAACTAAAATAGATATTTCATGCAAGTACATTTTTTGTAGACAAAGAATTGTTTTAATTAAGCATAAATAGTTAAGTAAAAAGTTTTCGTTATCTTTTTTATTTGACAAAATTTACAACGGTATCGATATTACTTGATGTCAAAGTCAATTAATCAGGGAAATGATTATGAAAAAACTCGTATTAATGATTTTAATATTCGTTTTCTTCATTGGTGCTGAAGAAAAAGGAAAAGTAACTCTTGTTGATGGCGTTGTGAAAAAAAAGTTTGTTGACGCTGTTGATTTCGATGAAGATGTCAAAAAAGATGGTGTTGTTCAATCCAGGGAGTCATATAAAACAATGCTTAAATCCAGAGCTGAGCTTGAATTGAAAGGAATGGATATTATTAGGTTGGCACCTAAGACAACCATTGATTTAATAGCTCTCTATGAAGAGATGATGGAAGGGAACAATGAATCCACTGTAGTTAAATTGAATGAAGGAGATATTTGGGCTCAGGTAAATTCATCCGATGATAACAGTGAATTCAATATTGAAACAGACATAGCAGCAGCTGCAATTACCGGAACAAATTTTAGTCTTTCAAAAAAAGATGGAGAAACTACTCTCAAGGTTTATCATGGAGAAGTTAAAATCAGTAATTCTGAAAATCCTGATAAAGTAAAAGAGTCTTCTGTTTTTGATCCCATACCAAAAATAGTGCAACCAACTGAAGTGTCGGGACCAACAATCATAGACGGACCCAAAGAAGTAACTCTTACAGAATGGCTTTATATTGTGAAAAA from the Candidatus Delongbacteria bacterium genome contains:
- a CDS encoding FecR domain-containing protein produces the protein MKKLVLMILIFVFFIGAEEKGKVTLVDGVVKKKFVDAVDFDEDVKKDGVVQSRESYKTMLKSRAELELKGMDIIRLAPKTTIDLIALYEEMMEGNNESTVVKLNEGDIWAQVNSSDDNSEFNIETDIAAAAITGTNFSLSKKDGETTLKVYHGEVKISNSENPDKVKESSVFDPIPKIVQPTEVSGPTIIDGPKEVTLTEWLYIVKNMQKITFDNKGNVLQTGEFSNDDEEEKGEWVQWNKKADRARGWK